One genomic segment of Lampris incognitus isolate fLamInc1 chromosome 2, fLamInc1.hap2, whole genome shotgun sequence includes these proteins:
- the LOC130107684 gene encoding twist-related protein 2-like gives MREEEQSIDNHSDGRMATSEEETDGPHSKACPVVMATPGMTGRKRQPGPQMENHITSTTATTTTTTTTAEDSKARLREDVHLHAPTGPKRVKSSPQHRSPSSGPSLSPLSGPGALEDPHAQRMIANVRERQRTQSLNDAFASLRKIIPTLPSDKLSKIQILKLASRYIDFLDQVLQSDEMDTKLAGCNYLAHERLSYAFSVWRMEGAWSTMSAGN, from the coding sequence ATGAGAGAGGAGGAGCAGTCCATTGATAACCACTCCGACGGAAGGATGGCCACCAGTGAGGAGGAGACCGACGGACCACATTCCAAAGCCTGTCCTGTTGTCATGGCAACACCAGGGATGACCGGACGCAAGCGTCAACCTGGCCCGCAGATGGAGAATCACATTACCAGCAccactgccaccaccaccaccaccactaccacagcGGAGGACAGCAAGGCCAGACTCAGGGAAGACGTTCACCTGCATGCTCCGACAGGACCCAAGAGAGTCAAGAGCAGCCCCCAGCATCGCTCGCCCTCCTCCGGCCCCTCCCTCTCGCCTCTGTCTGGTCCCGGGGCCCTGGAGGACCCACACGCTCAGCGTATGATCGCAAACGTCCGCGAGCGCCAGCGAACGCAGTCCCTCAACGACGCCTTCGCCTCGCTGCGCAAAATCATCCCCACACTTCCCTCAGACAAACTGAGCAAGATTCAGATCTTGAAGCTGGCCTCGCGTTACATTGACTTCCTCGACCAGGTTTTGCAGAGCGACGAGATGGATACGAAACTGGCTGGATGTAACTATTTGGCCCACGAGAGACTGAGCTACGCGTTCTCGGTCTGGAGGATGGAAGGAGCCTGGTCCACTATGTCCGCCGGAAACTAG